In the genome of Podospora pseudocomata strain CBS 415.72m chromosome 2 map unlocalized CBS415.72m_2.2, whole genome shotgun sequence, one region contains:
- a CDS encoding uncharacterized protein (EggNog:ENOG503NVVT; COG:P) — MASDPTSIAVSDDVKAIVKDKEAAGLAPVLSSTVEDDDLGVSADGRSPTDEELHTLRRIPDKIPWSIYTIAFVELCERFSYYGTTAVFTNFIQQKLPDNSTTGASYDIENGQAGALGLGQRTSFSLTTFNAFWQYTMPLFGAYVADSWLGRYRTIGAALGIDIIGHILLIISGLPPVIKNPNGALAAFTLGIITMGVGTGGFKPNVNPLIVEQLDLERMVIRTLPTGERVIVDPAATASRVYHYFYLFINLGALAGQLSMVYCEHYVGFWLSYTLPTIMLCFCPLVMLWGRRRYKRVPPAGSVLGRAFKIFALANKGRWSLNPVKTYKNLHDGTFWENVKPSKIQNKPKWMDFNDAWVDEVRRGFNACAVFMWYPLFWLCYNQINNNLISQAATMKLGGVPNDVLTNLNPFALIIMIPLMDTLVFPALRKLRINFTPIKRIAAGYFVAASAMIWACVLQYYLYQKSECGNHASGNMLGPDGAELLGSDGKAIKCPNVEISVWAQTGSYVLIAFSEILASITSLEYAHSKAPANMRSMVQSVCLFMNAISSAIGFALVPLAGDPLLVWNYGVVAIAAAIGGLCFWLQFRGLDAQEDELNMLPKGDVGGNSSEPQAYEKKDSVA; from the exons ATGGCGTCCGACCCCACGAGCATCGCCGTGAGCGACGATGTCAAGGCCATCGTgaaggacaaggaggcgGCCGGCTTGGCCCCCGTCCTCAGCAGCACagtcgaggacgacgaccTCGGTGTCAGCGCCGATGGCAGATCTCCCACAGACGAGGAGCTTCACACCCTCCGCCGCATCCCCGACAAGATTCCCTGGAGCATCTACACCATCGCCTTCGTCGAGTTGTGCGAGCGTTTCTCCTACTACGGTACCACTGCCGTCTTCACCAACTTCATTCAGCAGAAGCTGCCAGACAACTCCACCACAGGTGCTAGCTACGACATCGAGAATGGTCAAGCCGGTGCCCTCGGCTTGGGTCAGAGAACCTCGTTTTCGTTGACGACCTTTAATGCTTTCTGGCAGTACACCATGCCTCTGTTCGGTGCCTACGTTGCCGACAGCTGGCTCGGTCGTTACAGAACCATCGGTGCCGCCCTCGGTATCGATATCATCGGTCAcatccttctcatcatctccgGTCTTCCCCCTGTCATCAAGAACCCCAATGGTGCGCTCGCTGCCTTCACTCTCGGCATCATCACTATGGGTGTCGGTACCGGTGGTTTCAAGCCCAACGTCAACCCCTTGATTGTTGAGCAGCTTGATCTCGAGAGAATGGTGATTCGCACCCTGCCGACTGGTGAGCGCGTCATCGTCGACCCTGCGGCCACCGCTTCCCGTGTCTACCACTACTTCTAcctcttcatcaacctcggTGCTCTCGCTGGTCAGCTCAGCATGGTCTACTGCGAGCACTATGTCGGCTTCTGGCTCTCTTACactctccccaccatcatgtTGTGCTTCTGCCCCCTGGTTATGCTCTGGGGTCGCAGACGCTACAAGCGTGTCCCGCCCGCTGGCTCAGTTCTCGGCCGCGCCTTCAAGAtcttcgccctcgccaacaagggcCGCTGGTCCCTCAACCCCGTCAAGACCTACAAGAACCTCCACGACGGTACCTTCTGGGAGAACGTCAAGCCCTCCAAGATTCAGAACAAGCCCAAGTGGATGGACTTCAACGACGCCT gggttgatgaggttcGCCGTGGCTTCAATGCCTGCGCTGTGTTCATGTGGTACCCACTCTTCTGGCTCTGCTACAATCAGATCAACAATAACTTGATTTCGCAAGCTGCCACCATGAAGCTCGGCGGTGTCCCCAACGACGTCTTGACCAACTTGAACCCCTTCGCTCTGATCATCATGATCCCCCTCATGGATACCCTTGTGTTCCCCGCCCTTCGCAAGCTCCGCATCAATTTCACCCCCATCAAGCGTATCGCTGCCGGTTACTTCGTTGCTGCCAGCGCCATGATCTGGGCCTGCGTTCTTCAGTACTATCTCTACCAGAAGAGCGAGTGCGGCAACCATGCCAGCGGCAATATGCTTGGTCCTGACGGTGCCGAGTTGCTTGGCTCTGACGGCAAGGCAATCAAGTGCCCCAATGTCGAGATCAGCGTCTGGGCCCAGACCGGCTCTTACGTTCTCATTGCCTTCTCCGAGATTCTGGCCTCCATTACCAGCTTGGAGTATGCCCATTCCAAGGCTCCCGCAAACATGCGCTCCATGGTTcagtctgtctgtctgttcATGAACGCCATCTCGTCTGCTATCGGCTTCGCACTGGTGCCCCTTGCTGGCGACCCGCTTCTCGTCTGGAACTATGGAGTCGTTGCCattgccgccgccatcgGTGGTCTCTGCTTCTGGCTCCAATTCCGTGGCCTCGATGCCCAAGAAGATGAGCTCAACATGCTTCCTAAGGGAGATGTTGGCGGCAATTCTTCCGAGCCCCAGGCTTATGAGAAGAAGGACTCTGTTGCTTAA